Proteins co-encoded in one Pocillopora verrucosa isolate sample1 chromosome 1, ASM3666991v2, whole genome shotgun sequence genomic window:
- the LOC131781886 gene encoding uncharacterized transmembrane protein DDB_G0289901-like, giving the protein MVGEFSNARSATCHSDDHCRTEQSALGKALIGFTYRTLGNRTPLECYEACEADIICQSINFYVITKQCEFNNRTKDARPGHFFEDSHRFYLKRITNPVKLGSIKELPAFSCQEIKESEGDYYLSGYYWLKPDNSSKTLPSYVYCAMPSRVGDKNTRVGKTEGYSVPSTSRYSITAYGARGGTHSYNYGYRPGTYSGGRGAKIKGIFSLSKGTVLVLVVGKRGGNSVEVKGGMRTSKTAAELGLSVEDNAGTGGGGGSFVYTVGQEKILLIAAGGGGGASGGFNGIDGQAGEDGTESNGLSPLRVKKGGKGGQPGECNTYGGNWHGGAGAGWLGSACKRRYGANGDGGGSLDRAWAGGQAGWMNTGTNGGPFPGAMGGYGGGGGGAEDNGASGGGGGYSGGGSGTGSRQAGGGGGSYCGGESCIAITGGNMFDYGMITIEEIFE; this is encoded by the exons ATGGTTGGGGAATTTTCCAACGCAAGATCGGCCACTTGCCACTCCGACGATCACTGTCGCACCGAACAGTCCGCCCTGGGTAAGGCGCTTATCGGATTCACTTACCGGACTCTTGGGAATAGGACTCCTCTTGAGTGTTATGAAGCATGTGAAGCGGACATTATTTGCCAAAGTATCAATTTCTACGTGATCACAAAACAGTGCGAATTTAACAACCGCACGAAGGATGCACGCCCAGGGCATTTCTTTGAAGATAGCCATCGGTTCTACTTGAAGCGAATTACAAATCCAG TTAAACTGGGATCAATCAAAGAGCTACCTGCATTTTCCTGCCAAGAGATAAAAGAGAGTGAAGGCGACTACTATCTGAGCGGTTACTATTGGCTAAAACCAGATAACTCCAGTAAGACACTGCCGTCGTATGTTTACTGTGCCATGCCGTCTCGAG tCGGAGACAAAAATACCAGAGTAGGCAAAACTGAAGGATATTCAGTTCCCAGTACTTCTCGATATTCAATCACTGCCTACGGAGCACGAGGCGGAACTCACAGCTACAATTATGGATATCGACCTGGGACATACTCTGGTGGTAGAGGTGCCAAGATTAAAGGAATTTTCAGTCTTTCAAAAGGAACTGTATTAGTCCTTGTGGTGGGAAAGAGAGGGGGTAATTCAGTAGAAGTGAAAGGTGGGATGCGAACCAGTAAGACAGCAGCTGAGTTGGGTTTGTCAGTGGAAGATAATGCCGGCACcgggggagggggaggaagtTTCGTTTACACGGTAGGACaggaaaaaatacttttgaTTGCAgctggagggggagggggtgcaTCTGGGGGATTTAATGGCATTGATGGTCAGGCTGGAGAAGACGGCACTGAATCCAATGGTTTAAGCCCGTTGCGCGTCAAAAAAGGGGGGAAAGGTGGTCAACCAGGTGAATGTAATACCTATGGTGGAAACTGGCACGGAGGAGCAGGTGCGGGCTGGCTCGGTTCAGCATGTAAAAGAAGGTATGGCGCCAACGGTGATGGTGGGGGATCACTTGACCGTGCCTGGGCCGGAGGACAAGCAGGTTGGATGAACACTGGGACCAACGGAGGACCATTCCCAGGGGCTATGGGTGGTTATGGTGGAGGCGGAGGGGGCGCGGAAGATAATGGAGCATCAGGTGGAGGCGGGGGATATTCTGGAGGCGGAAGTGGCACAGGGAGTCGGCAAGCAGGGGGTGGCGGGGGCTCATATTGCGGTGGTGAAAGCTGTATAGCAATTACTGGTGGAAATATGTTTGATTATGGAATGATAACTATCgaagaaatctttgaataa
- the LOC136282375 gene encoding chymotrypsinogen A-like codes for MLLFHLFAFMFCASLLCVEVIGYDDFGKTCVVSHNGLRKIHGAQPVAWSEELAKEATEWCEKLAMQGELGNDNTTMDSKNRGENIAATSLTNSKSGGPRPELCAMAVDEWYSEIVNYNFETGLPKSPGLPIKHFAQIVWNSTFEIGAGTARSSAHGDIVCVHYSPRGAEGDPDAFKANVFPEMGAPPSNLTEEGIKSFGVQQSDQKGKYSGSITCGIGRRSRIVGGERARPSELPWQVGFRYDGPYSRTNIFCGGTLIDKKWVVTAAHCFEQIRYDMTLKVILAEFDTKNEDGNEVIIPAEKVISHSRYNKRTKDNDITLVELSQEVEFSDNIKPICMPTSSTDFSTGTMCTVSGFGTIRSGGPQSRYLMKANVPLVDHQECKNSYRSLTENMICAGYRQGGIDSCQGDSGGPLVCPQNGKFFLTGVVSYGIGCARPGYPGVYTNVKKLLNWIETTKSSN; via the exons ATGCTcctatttcatttatttgcatttaTGTTCTGTGCCTCTCTTCTTTGTGTAG aggTCATCGGATATGACGACTTTGGCAAAACCTGTGTTGTGTCTCACAATGGTCTCAGGAAGATTCATGGCGCACAGCCTGTCGCTTGGTCGGAGGAGTTAGCCAAGGAAGCCACGGAATGGTGCGAAAAACTCGCTATGCAAGGCGAACTAGGAAACGACAACACAACAATGGACTCAAAAAACCGGGGAGAAAACATCGCTGCTACGTCTTTGACTAACTCAAAGAGCGGCGGCCCAAGACCCGAATTGTGTGCCATGGCTGTCGACGAGTGGTACTCGGAAATAGTGAACTACAATTTTGAGACGGGATTGCCTAAATCTCCTGGATTGCCTATCAAACATTTTGCTCAG ATTGTCTGGAACAGTACATTTGAAATTGGTGCTGGAACTGCTCGATCCTCAGCTCATGGTGACATTGTCTGCGTTCACTACAGTCCACGAGGAGCTGAAGGAGACCCTGATGCGTTTAAGGCAAATGTCTTTCCTGAAATGG GTGCTCCTCCAAGCAACCTCACAGAAGAAG GAATCAAATCTTTTGGCGTTCAACAAAGTGATCAGAAGGGAAAGTATAGTGGGAGTATTACCTGCGGTATCGGTAGGAGGTCTCGCATCGTCGGTGGGGAGCGAGCGAGGCCTTCTGAACTTCCCTGGCAGGTTGGCTTCAGATATGACGGTCCTTACAGCAGAACGAACATTTTCTGCGGTGGAACTCTCATCGATAAGAAGTGGGTGGTGACAGCTGCCCACTGCTTTGAACAGATAAGATACGATATGACGCTTAAGGTCATTTTGGCAGAATTTGATACAAAAAACGAGGATGGAAATGAAGTGATAATTCCTGCGGAAAAG gTCATCAGTCATTCTCGATACAACAAACGGACAAAGGATAACGACATAACTCTGGTAGAGTTGAGCCAGGAAGTAGAATTCAGCGACAACATAAAGCCAATCTGTATGCCAACAAGTAGCACCGATTTTTCTACTGGAACCATGTGCACCGTCAGTGGGTTTGGCACAATTCGGTCGGGAGGACCACAGTCCAGGTATCTGATGAAAGCTAATGTCCCACTTGTCGACCACCAAGAGTGCAAAAATAGCTACCGGTCACTTACGGAAAACATGATCTGTGCTGGATACAGACAGGGGGGGATTGATTCCTGTCAGGGTGATAGTGGAGGCCCTTTAGTGTGCccccaaaatggaaaattttttctgacAGGGGTTGTGAGCTATGGCATCGGATGCGCCAGACCAGGGTATCCAGGTGTGTACACAAATGTCAAAAAACTCCTGAACTGGATCGAAACAACAAAGAGTAGTAACTAA
- the LOC131799778 gene encoding coagulation factor X: protein MAFRCILLFVSCPLFHTGLAYDLFDRDCVTEHNKLRRLHGSQSLSWSESLAVDAQKWAEYLAINDKIEHDGDTLAEKDEGENIAWFVPPQPKCQGSLKPNCFTCSEVVQNWYDESGNYNYQMGIAKKPDLPIKHFAQVVWNASMEIGVGSAISKTYGFISVARYSPKGGEGGPQAFIKNVFPKGAVPILQERDSTSPSSTPKPTILGGTENAAFQNESSPFDTDEELTNQELEQKPMEDITCGIVKRRGPTGNEAIKPGEFPWQVGFRYQNRLGKSNVFCRGSLLDREWILTAAHCFVVRVNPKFKLKVLLGEFDAQNEDGREVVAEASKVIRHPLHRKNTKDYNIALVKLKTPLKEFNDYMRPICLPDQTVSFSGGEICTVTGSGLDYSLENAENTLRAIDVPILSPVECRTSVRWLTDRMLCSGYTERVLDTCKGDSGGPLACYNKGKFYLGGIVSHGKRCSRARSPNIYTNVKYLKPWITHITKTY from the exons ATGGCGTTCCGTTGCATTTTGCTCTTCGTTTCCTGTCCATTATTCCACACAG GTCTCGCTTATGACTTGTTTGACCGTGACTGTGTAACCGAACACAACAAGCTGAGAAGGCTTCATGGTTCCCAGTCCCTCTCGTGGTCTGAGTCACTCGCCGTGGATGCACAGAAGTGGGCGGAGTATCTTGCAATAAATGACAAGATCGAACATGATGGTGATACTTTGGCAGAGAAAGACGAGGGTGAGAACATAGCCTGGTTTGTGCCACCTCAACCAAAATGCCAAGGATCTTTGAAACCAAATTGTTTCACGTGTAGCGAGGTAGTGCAGAACTGGTATGACGAGTCAGGGAACTATAACTACCAAATGGGGATCGCAAAGAAGCCTGATTTGCCGATCAAACACTTTGCACAG GTTGTGTGGAATGCTTCGATGGAAATAGGAGTTGGAAGCGCAATCTCTAAAACTTACGGTTTTATATCAGTGGCTCGATATTCCCCCAAGGGAGGAGAGGGTGGACCGCAAGCCTtcatcaaaaatgtttttcctaaaG GTGCAGTACCCATTTTACAAGAAAGAGATTCGACATCTCCATCCTCAACACCAAAGCCGACCATATTAG GGGGGACAGAAAACGCAGCCTTCCAAAATGAAAGCTCGCCGTTTGATACCGATGAAG AATTGACAAATCAAGAGTTAGAACAAAAACCTATGGAGGATATTACCTGTGGAATTGTCAAAAGGAGAGGGCCAACAGGTAATGAAGCTATTAAACCAGGAGAATTTCCTTGGCAAGTAGGCTTCAGATATCAGAACCGGTTGGGCAAGTCAAACGTGTTTTGTCGCGGATCCTTACTGGATAGAGAGTGGATTTTGACAGCTGCGCACTGCTTTGTAGTTCGTGTAAATCCAAAGTTTAAGTTGAAAGTCCTTTTGGGTGAATTTGATGCTCAGAACGAAGACGGTCGAGAGGTGGTTGCGGAGGCTTCTAAAGTGATTAGACATCCTTTGCACAGAAAGAACACCAAAGATTATAACATTGCGCTTGTCAAGTTAAAAACGCCTCTTAAAGAATTCAACGACTATATGAGGCCAATTTGTTTACCGGATCAAACAGTGTCGTTTTCAGGTGGCGAAATTTGCACTGTAACCGGTTCAGGACTAGATTACTCTTTAGAAAATGCTGAAAATACGCTTCGAGCAATCGATGTTCCCATACTTTCTCCTGTAGAATGTAGAACAAGCGTCCGTTGGTTAACAGACAGAATGTTATGTTCAGGATACACAGAAAGGGTTCTAGATACTTGTAAAGGCGACAGCGGTGGACCTCTTGCATGCTATAACAAGGGAAAGTTTTACTTGGGGGGAATTGTCAGTCACGGTAAAAGATGTTCCAGGGCTCGCTCGCCAAACATTTATACGAACGTGAAATATCTCAAGCCCTGGATTACTCACATAACTAAAACTTAttag